One segment of Alistipes finegoldii DSM 17242 DNA contains the following:
- a CDS encoding phytoene desaturase family protein, with product MQEEFDIIVIGSGLGGLECGVMLSREGMGVCIVEQAAVPGGCLQSFRRRGHSIDTGMHYVGSMQQGGIMRRYFDYFGIGDSLEIRPLDEAFDIVSPGGAGEFAYMHGYDEFRRHLTSLFPREAAGIARYCDKIREIGDSIGVEVHRSGRLSSGGVKYLGASAAEFIGECVADPLLRSVLAGTNPLYGGVRERSPLYHHAMINHSNIEGACRFAGGTQHIADALAARIREHGGTILTGCRASALHTEGRRITGVELADGRILRAKSVISAIHPAATFGLIGPTPVLRPAFRDRMAAMPGTYGLFSVYLLLRPQSFPYINRNLYYYAEGGDVWDTLFDTEAMRPKMVLFSAQPPCADPAWSEVVTLMAPIATDIWSAWSGSAPGRRPEAYTALKTAVAEHLTDFVCERLPGLRAAIEQTYAATPLTYRHYTGIPHGAAYGLQKDCRNVMATCIPVRTKFENLLLTGQNLTVHGAIGVTLSAAATCAELLGTEYLAKKIGDA from the coding sequence ATGCAGGAGGAGTTCGACATAATCGTCATCGGCAGCGGGCTGGGCGGACTGGAATGCGGCGTCATGCTGAGCCGCGAAGGGATGGGCGTCTGCATAGTCGAACAGGCGGCGGTCCCCGGCGGCTGCCTGCAGTCGTTCCGCCGCCGCGGCCATTCCATCGACACGGGGATGCACTACGTGGGCAGCATGCAGCAGGGCGGCATCATGCGCCGCTATTTCGACTATTTCGGCATCGGGGATTCGCTCGAAATACGGCCGCTCGACGAAGCGTTCGACATCGTATCGCCGGGCGGAGCCGGAGAGTTCGCCTACATGCACGGCTACGACGAATTCCGGCGGCACCTGACCTCCCTCTTCCCGCGCGAAGCGGCGGGAATCGCCCGCTACTGCGACAAAATCAGGGAGATAGGAGACAGCATAGGCGTTGAAGTGCACCGTTCGGGACGGCTGTCGTCCGGCGGGGTGAAATACCTCGGTGCATCGGCGGCGGAGTTCATCGGCGAATGCGTCGCCGACCCGCTGCTGCGCAGCGTTCTGGCCGGGACCAACCCCCTCTACGGCGGGGTTCGGGAGCGTTCGCCGCTCTACCACCACGCCATGATAAACCATTCGAACATCGAAGGCGCCTGCCGTTTCGCCGGCGGGACGCAGCATATCGCCGACGCGCTGGCGGCCAGAATCCGCGAGCACGGCGGTACGATCCTCACCGGATGCCGGGCAAGCGCGCTCCATACCGAAGGCAGGCGCATCACGGGCGTGGAACTCGCCGACGGCAGGATACTGCGGGCGAAGAGCGTCATTTCGGCCATCCATCCCGCGGCGACGTTCGGCCTGATCGGGCCGACGCCGGTTCTGCGCCCGGCATTCCGCGACCGGATGGCCGCCATGCCGGGCACGTACGGCCTTTTCTCGGTGTATCTGCTGCTCCGGCCGCAAAGTTTTCCCTATATCAACCGCAACCTCTATTATTACGCCGAGGGCGGAGACGTCTGGGATACGCTCTTCGACACGGAGGCCATGCGTCCGAAAATGGTATTGTTCAGCGCGCAGCCGCCGTGCGCCGATCCGGCATGGAGCGAAGTGGTGACGCTGATGGCCCCGATCGCCACCGACATCTGGTCGGCATGGAGCGGATCGGCGCCGGGCCGCCGTCCCGAAGCGTATACGGCCCTGAAAACGGCCGTCGCGGAGCATCTGACGGACTTCGTCTGCGAGCGGCTGCCCGGCCTGCGGGCGGCGATCGAACAGACGTACGCGGCCACGCCCCTCACCTACCGGCATTACACCGGAATCCCCCACGGGGCTGCCTACGGCCTGCAGAAAGACTGCCGCAACGTCATGGCGACCTGCATTCCCGTACGGACGAAATTCGAAAACCTGCTGCTCACGGGGCAGAACCTGACGGTTCACGGCGCGATCGGGGTAACGCTCTCGGCGGCGGCGACCTGCGCCGAGCTGCTGGGCACGGAATATCTGGCTAAAAAAATAGGCGACGCATGA
- a CDS encoding trifunctional MMPL family transporter/lysophospholipid acyltransferase/class I SAM-dependent methyltransferase — protein sequence MNKFFIALYDFFESRRTLLYALLGVLVVAMASAALRLRFSENITGFFPDGERKAAAAFSNLKIKDKIAVMINAGEDAADKTDEMMACADSLAARLNADTLFRRYAEVEATFGSELADGMRSFLQGNLPLLLSEADYARMDTLVTPRGIAQAMEGNYRRLLSPVGGFIDEYIYDDPLGLSFGALGKLQELNIGGNYTLCDDYLFSKDMTTLLVFISPNYQSGDTGVGDRLIERIESALEELNAEYAAAGITADYYGGPAVAAYNARQIKRDMMLTLNVAILIIVAFITLSFRNKFAVLLALIPVAGGALFALALMSLTCHTISSIAVGAGTVVMGIALSYSIHILCHANHCHDPRQIIRDLAYPLTIGSITTIGAFAGLLFTDSQLLRDFGLFASLTLVGTTLFSLVLLPHLIRKEKRGGGSAVLERVERLTGMRPDRNRPLVAAILLLTFICLFFFNRIGFDSDMMHLNYDPPRLAAAQQRLSRLTDEDGERSKVLFITTADTPGEAVASYLRMGRRLDSLKQAGKIDSHAGIASFVVDSAEQQRRLERWRRFWTPQRREAVRAGIREAEKRYGFADGAFDGALKLAEKEYAPLDYASAAAREVFREWIDGQEKSPIFLSHVTLADSCKHEVYAAFSATDDIVAADRAFYAGKMARSVNRNFYLILSISSILVTAALFLCYGRIELTLMSLLPMAVGWVIILGLMAMLGIEFNIVTIILSTFIFGIGDDFSIFIMDGLLSEYKTGRRMLDTHKTAIFFSAFTVVVGLGALIFARHPALHSLALISLFGIVAVVLVSYTVQPVLFRMLVSSQTEKGGAPYTLGSLINTLYAFGLFVTGCQLLQALIFTLWPLPMARRRKQRIVQWSIHHMTRGFLRAMVTTKTIRLNDTGETFAEPAVVIANHQSFIDILVLLSICPKAVMVTNGWVWRSPVFGRIVRYLGFYHAADGYERLAPALAQKVAEGYSVIVFPEGTRSADGRIKRFHKGAFYLAAELGLDILPICLYGNGMISSKRQPIYIKHGLVVSRILPRTACGDPADYSAQAKSACRQMRREYRKLYETYNRPCNPYFRDMLIKSYTYKGPVLEWYMRVKIRLEKCYTLFDRIVPREGTVVDLGCGYGPLSYMLAMLSDRRRIVGVDYDAEKIETARHSFLRRPETEFVHADLRTAELPEADAFLLLDVLHYMQPEEQRGLIERCAARLKAGGRIIIRDGDAGKAERHKTTAMTEVWSTKIVGFNKTDGELHFTSTPELQQTARRLGLEIHAAHTDAHTSNTVYILTRPE from the coding sequence ATGAATAAGTTCTTCATCGCCCTGTACGACTTCTTCGAATCCCGCCGCACGCTGCTCTATGCGCTGCTGGGAGTGCTGGTCGTGGCGATGGCCTCAGCCGCACTGCGGCTGCGGTTCAGCGAGAACATCACCGGATTCTTCCCCGACGGGGAGCGGAAGGCGGCCGCGGCGTTCTCGAACCTGAAGATCAAGGACAAGATCGCCGTGATGATAAATGCCGGCGAGGATGCGGCCGACAAGACCGACGAGATGATGGCCTGCGCCGATTCGCTGGCGGCGCGGCTCAACGCCGACACGCTTTTCAGGCGTTATGCCGAAGTCGAAGCGACCTTCGGCAGCGAACTGGCGGACGGCATGCGGTCGTTCCTGCAGGGCAACCTGCCGCTGCTGCTTTCGGAAGCGGATTACGCCCGCATGGACACGCTCGTCACCCCGCGGGGCATCGCGCAGGCGATGGAGGGCAACTACCGCCGCCTGCTGTCGCCCGTCGGGGGATTTATCGACGAATATATCTACGACGATCCGCTGGGGCTGTCGTTCGGCGCGCTGGGCAAGCTGCAGGAGCTGAACATCGGAGGCAACTACACGCTCTGCGACGACTACCTCTTCTCGAAGGACATGACCACGCTGCTGGTCTTCATATCACCGAACTACCAGAGCGGCGACACGGGCGTCGGCGACCGGCTGATCGAGCGGATCGAGTCGGCGCTGGAGGAGCTGAACGCCGAATACGCCGCCGCAGGAATCACGGCGGACTATTACGGCGGACCCGCCGTGGCGGCCTACAACGCCCGCCAGATCAAGCGCGACATGATGCTGACGCTCAACGTCGCCATCCTGATCATCGTGGCGTTCATCACCCTCTCGTTCCGCAACAAGTTCGCGGTCCTGCTGGCCCTGATTCCCGTGGCGGGCGGCGCGCTGTTCGCGCTGGCGCTCATGTCGCTGACGTGCCATACGATTTCGTCGATCGCCGTAGGTGCGGGGACCGTCGTAATGGGCATCGCGCTGAGCTATTCGATCCACATACTCTGCCATGCGAACCACTGCCACGACCCGCGGCAGATCATCCGCGATCTGGCCTATCCGCTGACCATCGGCAGCATAACGACCATCGGCGCCTTCGCGGGACTGCTCTTCACCGATTCGCAGCTGCTGCGCGACTTCGGGCTGTTCGCATCGCTGACGCTGGTCGGAACGACGCTTTTCAGTCTGGTGCTGCTTCCCCACCTGATCCGTAAGGAGAAACGCGGGGGGGGGTCCGCCGTGCTGGAACGGGTGGAACGGCTCACGGGAATGCGTCCCGACCGGAACCGCCCGCTGGTGGCGGCGATCCTGCTGCTCACGTTCATATGTCTCTTCTTCTTCAACCGCATCGGCTTCGACAGCGACATGATGCACCTGAACTACGACCCGCCCCGGCTGGCCGCCGCGCAGCAGCGGCTGAGCAGGCTGACCGACGAAGACGGCGAACGGTCGAAGGTGCTCTTCATTACCACGGCCGACACGCCGGGCGAAGCCGTCGCGAGCTACCTGCGCATGGGCCGGCGGCTCGACTCGCTCAAACAGGCCGGGAAAATCGACTCCCACGCCGGCATCGCATCGTTCGTGGTGGACAGCGCCGAACAGCAGCGGCGGCTGGAGCGGTGGCGCCGGTTCTGGACTCCGCAGCGGCGGGAAGCGGTGCGCGCGGGGATTCGAGAGGCGGAAAAACGCTACGGTTTCGCCGACGGCGCGTTCGACGGCGCACTGAAGCTGGCCGAAAAGGAGTACGCCCCGCTCGACTACGCGTCCGCGGCGGCGCGCGAGGTATTCCGCGAGTGGATCGACGGACAGGAGAAGTCTCCCATCTTCCTGAGCCATGTGACGCTGGCTGACAGCTGCAAGCACGAGGTATACGCGGCGTTCTCGGCGACGGACGACATCGTAGCCGCCGACCGGGCGTTCTACGCCGGGAAAATGGCGCGGAGCGTGAACCGCAACTTCTACCTGATACTCTCGATCTCGTCGATACTGGTCACCGCGGCGCTGTTCCTCTGCTACGGCCGGATCGAACTGACGCTCATGTCGCTGCTGCCGATGGCCGTCGGGTGGGTCATCATCCTCGGACTGATGGCCATGCTGGGCATCGAGTTCAACATCGTGACGATCATCCTCTCGACCTTCATATTCGGCATCGGCGACGACTTCAGCATCTTCATCATGGACGGACTGCTGAGCGAATACAAAACCGGGCGCAGGATGCTCGACACGCACAAGACGGCCATCTTCTTCTCGGCCTTCACGGTCGTCGTGGGACTCGGAGCGCTGATCTTCGCGCGGCATCCGGCGCTCCATTCGCTGGCACTGATCTCGCTCTTCGGCATCGTCGCCGTGGTGCTGGTATCCTACACCGTACAGCCCGTGCTGTTCCGGATGCTCGTCTCGTCGCAGACCGAAAAAGGCGGCGCGCCCTACACGCTGGGCAGCCTCATCAACACCCTCTACGCATTCGGGCTGTTCGTGACGGGATGCCAGCTGCTGCAGGCGCTGATCTTCACGCTCTGGCCGCTGCCGATGGCGCGACGACGCAAGCAGCGCATCGTGCAGTGGTCGATCCACCATATGACGCGGGGATTCCTGCGGGCGATGGTCACCACCAAAACCATACGCCTGAACGACACGGGCGAAACGTTCGCCGAACCGGCGGTGGTGATCGCCAACCACCAGTCGTTCATCGACATCCTCGTACTGCTGAGCATCTGCCCCAAGGCGGTGATGGTGACCAACGGCTGGGTGTGGCGTTCGCCGGTCTTCGGGCGCATCGTCCGCTATCTGGGCTTCTACCACGCCGCAGACGGGTACGAACGCCTCGCTCCCGCGCTCGCGCAGAAGGTCGCAGAGGGTTACAGCGTCATCGTCTTCCCCGAAGGCACGCGCTCGGCCGACGGCAGGATCAAGCGTTTCCACAAGGGCGCCTTCTACCTCGCGGCGGAGTTAGGACTGGACATCCTGCCGATATGTCTCTACGGCAACGGCATGATCTCGTCCAAACGCCAGCCCATCTACATCAAGCACGGACTGGTCGTGAGCCGCATCCTGCCGCGCACGGCCTGCGGCGACCCCGCGGACTACTCCGCGCAGGCCAAGTCCGCATGCCGCCAGATGCGCCGCGAGTACCGCAAACTCTACGAGACCTACAACCGGCCCTGCAACCCCTATTTCCGCGACATGCTCATCAAAAGCTACACCTACAAAGGCCCCGTGCTGGAGTGGTACATGCGGGTCAAGATACGGCTGGAGAAGTGCTACACGCTCTTCGACCGCATCGTGCCGCGCGAAGGGACCGTCGTGGACCTCGGCTGCGGATACGGACCGCTGAGCTACATGCTCGCCATGCTCTCGGACCGCCGCCGCATCGTGGGCGTGGATTACGACGCGGAGAAGATCGAAACGGCGCGGCACAGCTTCCTGCGGCGGCCCGAAACGGAGTTCGTCCACGCCGACCTGCGCACGGCGGAGCTGCCCGAAGCCGATGCGTTCCTGCTGCTCGACGTACTGCACTACATGCAGCCCGAAGAGCAGCGCGGGCTGATCGAACGCTGTGCGGCGCGGCTCAAGGCGGGCGGGCGGATCATCATCCGCGACGGCGACGCGGGGAAGGCCGAACGGCACAAGACGACGGCCATGACCGAAGTGTGGTCCACGAAGATCGTCGGATTCAACAAGACCGACGGCGAGCTGCACTTCACCTCGACGCCGGAACTGCAGCAGACGGCCCGCAGGCTGGGGCTGGAGATCCACGCGGCGCACACGGACGCGCACACGTCGAATACGGTTTACATACTGACCCGACCGGAATAA
- a CDS encoding DUF2062 domain-containing protein: protein MNDRNDILAVIPTYNNEKTVARVIADVRRYCAHVLVVNDGSTDSTAQILAAEGVGTISYAPNRGKGYAIRRALRYAEEHGYRYMITIDSDGQHFASDIPKFVEEIEKTPDALLVGARNLRSDNMPGKNTFANKFSNFWFRVETGMRLDDTQSGFRLYPVRRMEGMRFLTRRYEFEVEVLVRAAWRGIAVRNIPVNVFYPEKDERVTHFRPGKDFTRISILNTFLVLGALLFYYPWRFLRSLTKENIRRFVADNITRSRDSNPQLAASIGLGIFFGIAPLWGYQMIAAGVTAHFTRLNKAVAILSSNISIPPMIPFILYGSYWTGAQVLRRAMPLSLSDITLERAAADMFQYVVGSFVMAAVCAVAAAAVSYALLVFCKRTPRHE, encoded by the coding sequence GATCGCCGACGTGCGCCGCTACTGCGCGCACGTGCTGGTCGTAAACGACGGCTCGACCGATTCGACGGCGCAGATACTGGCCGCCGAGGGCGTCGGGACCATCTCCTACGCCCCGAACCGCGGCAAAGGGTACGCCATACGCCGGGCACTGCGCTATGCCGAAGAACACGGCTACCGCTACATGATAACGATCGACTCGGACGGACAGCACTTCGCGTCGGACATCCCGAAGTTCGTCGAAGAGATCGAAAAGACGCCCGACGCGCTGCTGGTAGGCGCCCGGAACCTCCGCTCGGACAACATGCCGGGCAAGAACACCTTCGCCAACAAATTCTCGAACTTCTGGTTCCGCGTCGAGACCGGCATGCGGCTCGACGACACCCAGTCGGGATTCCGGCTCTATCCCGTACGGCGGATGGAGGGCATGCGGTTCCTGACGCGCCGCTACGAATTCGAAGTCGAGGTGCTGGTGCGGGCCGCATGGCGGGGAATCGCCGTGCGCAACATCCCCGTCAACGTCTTCTACCCCGAAAAGGACGAACGCGTAACGCACTTCCGGCCGGGCAAGGATTTCACGCGCATCAGCATCCTCAACACGTTCCTCGTGCTGGGCGCCCTGCTGTTCTACTATCCGTGGCGGTTCCTGCGCTCGCTCACCAAAGAGAATATCCGGCGTTTCGTGGCGGACAACATCACCCGTTCGCGGGATTCGAATCCGCAGCTGGCCGCTTCGATCGGGCTGGGGATCTTCTTCGGCATCGCCCCGCTGTGGGGCTACCAAATGATCGCGGCGGGGGTTACGGCCCACTTCACACGGCTCAACAAGGCCGTGGCGATACTCAGCTCGAACATCAGCATCCCGCCGATGATCCCCTTCATCCTCTACGGCAGCTACTGGACCGGCGCGCAGGTACTGCGGCGCGCAATGCCGCTGTCGCTGTCGGACATCACGCTCGAAAGGGCCGCCGCCGACATGTTCCAGTACGTCGTGGGCAGTTTCGTCATGGCCGCCGTATGCGCGGTCGCGGCCGCGGCGGTCAGCTACGCCCTGCTCGTCTTCTGTAAACGCACGCCCCGCCATGAATAA